The DNA segment GCAGATCGCCGTGGATTGGTCGAAGCATGGAACGAAGGGCAAGCTGCGGATCGGGACCTACGGCGGCAGGGTGGTCGGAACCACGGATCTGTGTGACGGAAAATGGCATCACATCGCGGTGGTGCTGGGACCGGGGAGCAGGCCGGAAGTTCCGGGAAACGTCCTTTTTTACGTGGATGGGAATCTGGAACCCATTTCACAACGCGAGGACTTCCGGGTGGAAACCAACGTGCGGAACGCGGAGAGCGGCGTCATTCTGGGCAGGCATAGTGTTCCCGTGCCGGGACTGAGGAATTTCTACCATGGAGCGATGGACGAGGTGTTCATCTTCGACCGGGCGCTGGTGCAGAAGGAAATCCAGCACCTGATGAAGCATCACGAGGCTCCGTAGCGGGCATCAGGATTCCAGCCACTCCAGGTTCTCCGCGAGATCTCCCTCCCGGGCATATTCGAAATGGATGATCCGGCGGCGCCGCGGAGTCACCGCCCGTTTTGACGAATGGAGGATCAGAGGGGACATCAGCAGGATGTCTCCCGACTGGCATTCACAGATGACGGGATGCCGGACATACGTGGCGACCTCATACGCGGGGATGCGGCCGTGCAGGTGGCTGCCGGGGACCACGGCCAGTGCACCATTGTCCGCAGGCGTGTCATCCAGATGGATACGGATGGTCACCATGTTCCGTAGCAGGGCAACGGGAGGTTGGACATGGGGTGCGCCGTCCTTGACGGACCATGGACCGTAGCCGGGAACATTCTCCTGCCTGCGGAGGGCGATGGTGAGATCCTGGTGCCAGGCCACCGGCCAGTTTTCCTCCGGTGTCTTGTCGAAAAGAATGCTCCGGGCGAGCACGGGATCACCCGGCAGCAGCACACGCAGCCTTTCTTCCAGGGCGAGGTCCCTGAAAAGACCGGAGTGCGACCGGAGATGCCGCACACACGCGGAACCCGCGGCGGCGGCGACACGGTCGGCCTCCTCCCGGAACCGCGCGACCTCCTCTTCCGTGAACACGGAGCGGATGATCCGGTAGCCTTCCTTCTCGAGATCCATGGATGGAGAAAGAATGAGAGGTGGTTTGTTCCCGGCTCAATCCTTATCTGCAGCGGAGCGGTAGCGTGCCGGAGGCAGTCCCGTCCGCTTGCGGAAGCAGCGGATGAAGTAATTGGTATCCGGAATCCCGCAGGCCCGCGCGACGTCGCCGATGTTCATCCTGGGATCGGCCAGCATTTCCGCCGCGTGGCGCAGGCGGATGTCCAGGAGGTATTGGTTGAAGCTGCAGCCGCTGAAGCGAGTGAACAGGCGGGAAAGGTGGTTCGGGTGGAGGTTCAGGAAGGCGGCCACTTCCGGACGTCCGATGGGTTGGGAGAAGTTTTCCTGTATGAATCGGCAAGCGGACTGCCAGGTGAACCATGCCTTGCGGGAGGAGGGGACGG comes from the Luteolibacter sp. SL250 genome and includes:
- a CDS encoding phytanoyl-CoA dioxygenase family protein → MDLEKEGYRIIRSVFTEEEVARFREEADRVAAAAGSACVRHLRSHSGLFRDLALEERLRVLLPGDPVLARSILFDKTPEENWPVAWHQDLTIALRRQENVPGYGPWSVKDGAPHVQPPVALLRNMVTIRIHLDDTPADNGALAVVPGSHLHGRIPAYEVATYVRHPVICECQSGDILLMSPLILHSSKRAVTPRRRRIIHFEYAREGDLAENLEWLES